The genomic region CACAGGATGCCGAATGCTGGCTCTGGAAGCAATGGGTGAACGTGACGCGCATCCGTCAGGACGGTGTGCCAGTGGTGGGCTTCACGTGGTACTCCCTACTCGACCAGATTGATTGGGACATCTCGCTGGCCGAAAAACGTGGCTTTGTGAACCCCTGCGGCCTCTATGACCTCAACCGCAAAATCCGTCCTGTGGGCGAAAGCTACAAGATGCTACTCAAGGAATTCGGCCAGATTACGATGGTACCTCACGGCGAAATCTTCCAGGTGACAAAACGCCCGGCGGAGCTGAAGGTAGAGGTATAAGCCTGTCAGCCAGAGAGTGCGGGAGCAATGCTATTATTCACTCAACTGATGCAATGTCATGTTAGCATAGGCAGCTAGTATATTTGTGCATGACCTTGCAGCAGTTGGAATACATTGTGGCCCTCGACGCGCACCAGCAATTCGTACTGGCCGCCGACAAGTGTTTCGTGACGCAGCCTACCCTGAGCATGCAGGTGCAAAAGCTGGAAGAAGAGCTGGGTGTGCTGCTCTTTGACCGCACCCGCAAAGGGGTAGTGCCTACGGCCGTAGGCGCCAAAGTGATAGAAAAAGCCCGCGAAATTTTGCGCACTTCTCAACAATTGCGCGAGGTAGTGCAGGTGGAAAAGGGGGAGCTGGTAGGCGACTTGCGCCTGGGCATCATCCCTACCCTGGCGCCCTACCTGGTGCCGTTGTTTCTGGTGGAGCTAGTGGAGCGCCACCCCCAATTGCGCGTGCAGGTAGAGGAAATGCAGTCGGCCGACATTATGCAGCGGCTCAAGGAAAACCAGTTGGATGTGGGCTTGCTCGTGACGCCCCTCGACGACCGCCAGCTGCGGGAAATTCCGCTGTTGGAAGAGCCTTTTCTGGGTTACGTATCCGAAGGCCATAGCCTCTATCCACAGGCCACCATCTGTCCCACCGACTTGGGTGCACCAGGCCTCTGGCTGTTGCAGCAAGGCCACTGTTTCCGCCACCAAGTGCTCAATATCTGCTCGCCCTCGCCCGTAGCCGATAGTCAGCCGTTTGCCTACGAAAGCGGCTCCATCGAAACCCTGAAGGAGCTGGTGCGCCGCAACCACGGCTACACGCTGGTGCCGGAACTGTCGGTGCTAAGTGAACTGGACAACCCCATGGTGAAGCGCTTCGAAGCACCCGAGCCGGTACGTGAAATCAGCTTGGTGGTGCACCACGGCTTTGTGCGCCTACCCCTGCTGCACAGCCTGCGCGAGCTAATCCTGGCCAAGGTGCCCGCCCGCCTGCACGCAGGCCAGGCGGGCCGCAAGATCCGGTGGCGGTAGCGCATTCGCCTACCCTACTTCATCTTCACAAACAGCCATACCCCCAGCACCGATACGGCCAGTACCCCCGCTGCCGCTAGCATGGTGATGGCATCGCGCACGTTTTTGCCCAGGCTGCCCACTGCATGGTACTTGTGCAGGAAGGCGAAGCTTAGCCCTTCGTACCGGTCTGCGTTTTCCACCCGCGCTGCCAAGCGGCCGGTAGCTGGCTCCACGTACAGGGCGGTGTTGTGCGGCGTGTGGTAGGCTACTTTCACCACAGGTAAGCGCTTGTTGATGAAGCTATACTCACCCCCAAAGTGGTCTACCAACTCGGTTTCCGTGATGGGTGGCGCTGGCTGCCCATCGGCCTGCTGCATGAAGGCATTGGCCAGTGCCGTGGCGTACTGGGTAGGGGCATTGGGTAGCACCTCGCCAGTGGCGGCGCTGTAGTACGTAACAGATGGCGGCCGCACTGCTTCAATGGGCTGGCCGGTGCTGGCCGGGGTAGGGTGGCCCGCTTCGGCCGGCAGTTCCGTTACCTGATAGTACACCTGGCCGTGGAGCTCCGCCAGTGCCACGTTTTGCACCTGCGCCCAGTTCAAAGGGAGTTGCGTTAGATCGATTGGGAGTTGTGCGGCTGCCAGCATCGGTGCGTGCTGGAAGCGTAGGCGCTCATCGGGCCGTAGCTTCAAAAATGCGTGAAAAGCACCGCTACCGGCAAACGTGAACGTGACAAACGCCACGGCCAGCCCTACCACCCGGTGGTACTTGCGCAGCCAACCCACCGGGTTACTACCTGTGCGGGGCGTACGAAACTTACTCCACAGCAATCCATAAATTAGGAGGCCACTTAGGGTAGAAGCTATGATGATGCCCAGCAGCATCAGCATCACCACCACGCGCACTGTATTGTTAGTTAGCAGTTCCAGCCAGCTCCAACTGTGCAGCAAGCTAAAAAATTGCAGAAATGCTGCCCGGGTAGGATTGTTGAAAGTAGCTAGGCGAGCGGGCATCGTCTCCACATACACCGTGCTTACCCCGGCCCGCGCAAACGTCAGCTTCCAGACCGGCAGCAAGCGGTTGACGAACGGATAATCGAGGGTGAAGTGTGTGATGCGCTCCGCCGACACCAAGCGTGCGGTAGAGTCCTGCGTGAAGTAGCGGGCCAGTTGCTCGGCAAATTGCTGGTCGGCAGCGGCAGGTAGGGCGGCACCAGTGGTAGCGTTGAAGTAGCGGGGTACGGCCGTGGGGCTATCAGCTGTCAATACCTGGTAGGCCGGCTGCTGCTGCCAGCGCACCAAGCGCACAGTACGCAGGTGGGTGAGGTGGTGCTGGGCCAGCACCGCCGTAAGGGGTAGGACCGGGCGTGGGGCAGGCTGCGCGGGCAGCAACTCGTTGGCAATTTTAGGCCGCAGCCAGTTGCTCATCAGCGGGTGCAATAACCCGCTTAGCGTCCAGCAGATGACGGGCAGCAGCGTGAGCAACCCCAGGATGCGGTGCCAGCGGTACATATTGCGCTGGACGTAGCGGCGAACCGGCCCCGTGCGGACCGGCGCCGCTGGGCGTGGCGTGGTAGTTTCCATGGAAATAGGGTTGTAGCTGCCGCCGTTTCGGGCGGCAGTGCACAGGCGTTTATTTCTTACCGATGAAATTGTATTGCACCCCTACCGCCACCGTGCGGGGTGCGCCGGGCGTGTAGGTAGATCGGTCGGTGAGGGCGTTGCCGCGCGTGGCTGCCGTGGCGTAGCGCTCGTTGGTCACGTTCAGCACGTTCACGAACAGCTCCAGCGTTTCGCGCCAGCTATACCCTGCCCGCAGGTTGAGCACGCTCACGCCCTCAGCCCCAAACAGGCCCTTGTCGGCGTAGCGCACCGTGTTTACCTGGTTCTGGTACCAGGCACTGATGCGCTGATATTCAGCAGCCGCCCGCAGACCGGACAGCCACTGGGGCTTGTAGGTCAGCTCGGTATTGGCTACCCAGCGCGGCGCCTGGGGCATTTCTTTGCCGTTCACGTTCTGCACGACATCGGTAGCGCGGGTGCTCAGCACAAATTCCTCGTAGCGATGCACGGCATTGGTACCCCCAAATCGGAAAAACAGTTCTTTGGTCGGCTTGTACGTCAGGCTGTATTCTACGCCCCGGTGAAGGGTTTTGCCGGCGCTTTGGTAGTCGGTGGAGTTATCGGGCTGCCGAATATTGAGCAGCTCGTTGCGCCCATCCAGCTGATACAGGGCCACATCTACGTACACTTTCTCGTCGAGCAGCGAGGCCCACCCACCCACTTCGCGGTTGTAGAAGCGCGCGGGTTGCAGATTGTAGTAGAACTCGGCCGGAGCGCCGGCCGGTGTATTAGGTCGCCGGCGGAAGATGGCCGTCAGGCCAGGCGGCGAGAAGCCCTGCGAGTAGTTGGCGTACAAGCCCCTACCCTTGCCCAGATCGTAGGTGAGGCCCACCTTGGGGGTAGCCTGCTGGTACTGCTTCGAACCGCTAGACTGATCGAGGTAGTTGTCGTACCCAAATGCCAGCCGGTCGAAACGGCCGCCCACAGTGAGTTGCAGCGCCGGTAAGCTGGGCACGGGGTGCAGGTCGAGTTGGGCATACACGGCCGAGTTGCGCAGATCAGTATCGTAATCAGCAATCAGCAGATCGGGGCGGTCAGCGGTGACGGTATATTTCTCCACCGACTTTCTATCGGCCCGCAACTGCGCCGCTAGGTCAATCTGATGGGCATCGTATTGGGTAGGTGAGTAGTCGAAGCTAGCTCCGCCCAATAGCTTTGCCCCCAACCAGTTGAACTGCACACTATGCTGAGCAATGACGCCGTAACTCTTGAAAGCACTCACGTTCACTTCGCCCCGGGCCGTGGGGGCGCCACTAGTCCAACGGATACCGTAGCTGGGGTTTTGCCCAACACGGTTGTCGCGGAAATAGGTGGTTAGCGTGGTGGCGTTGCGGGAGTTCCACTGGTGCTCGGCTGTCAGGCGGGCACGCAGGGCGTAGGTGTTGCGGTACGTGAAATCGGAAGTGGAGCTGTATTCGCGCCGGTAGTACGCCACGCTATCCACCGCGCTACTGGTTTCCGAGTCGTAGTTGTTGTAGGAAACGGCGGCCGTCAGGCGCGTACGGTCGGTGAGCGTATACTCCAGCCGCCCGTTCACCGACTGCTTATCGTAGTCAGACTGCGTTTGCCAGCCGTTGCGCTGCCGGGCCAGGTAGCCGCTCACGTAGGCCCCCAGCTTGGGCGTGAGCATACCGCCGCCCCCAAACTGCACCCGTCGGTAACCATATTGGTCGCCTTGCACACCCACACTAAGAGTAGGCACGCTGGTAGGCCGCTTGGTGAGTAGGTTGATGGCCCCGCCCACGGCCTCTGGCCCGTAGAGCGAAGAGGCCGGCCCCTTCACCACCTCAATGGAGTTGATAGCCAACGGATTGGACTCCAGCAGCGCATTGTGGTTGAACACGCCCATGGGCCGCAGCGGAATCCCATCTTCCAAATACAGAAAGTAGGCACTGGTACCAAACGGCTGCCGGATGCCCATGCCGTGCTGCTCGTTGCCGTAGTTGAGCATCACCACACCAGGCACTTTGTTGATTAGCTCCGTGAGTAGGGTAGGCTTGGTGTCCTGAATAACGGTAGGAGCCAGTTTGCTGATGGCTACCGGCACATCGGTGCGGAGTTGGGCCTCACGGCTGGCTGTTACTACCACCGTTTGCAGGTCTTGCACGGCGGGCGTTAGGCCCACGCGCAGGGCTTTTTCATCGCCCGTCGGCGTGAGGGTGAGCGTTTGATACCCAATGGCCGACACCTGCACCTGCGCCGCGTCGGTGGTGAAGGAGAAAAAGCCGGTGGTGTTGGTGGTAGTCCCTACTTTGCCATCGGTGGTGCGTACGGTGGCGCCCACCAGGGGCTCTTTGGTGGCATCGTCGAACACACGCCCCGATAAGGTACGCTGCGCCAGAGCCACCTGGCTCACGAGCAGAGCCAGGGGTAACACAGAAAAAGCTTTCACAGAGAAAAGAATAGGCTGATGAATAGCCGCTCTCTGCCGGTGGCGCTACCTACAGGGGCACGCCAAAACCAGCTCAGGCCGAGCGGCCGGAACTCACGAAAAACGAGGAGTCATCAGCCCTTCTGCGGGCGGGTAGTCGGGACTGGGATGGTCCCAGCCGTAGGGCTGCACACGCAGTGCGGCGTAACGCAGAGCTACTCCAAACAGGGCGGGCGGCGTGAGTTGCACGGGCAGCACGGCCGTGCAAAACAGGGTGATTTCCTGAAAAGCCTGTTTCTCTCTTAGCGGTTGCTGCTTCTGCTCAGCAGCATCGGCGGCGCGTAGCTGCTTGGCTAGGTGGCATTTGCCATTGCACTGCAGTTGCGGCTTGTCGCGGTTGATGCACAATACCTGGGCTACGTAGTCGCGGTTCAGCCACCATTTTGCCACAATACCCAACCGCCCGGCACAGTGCACCGAAAGCGACATGAGCAGTAAAATGGCGATGGTTTGACGCATACAACGGCCCGGTTGAAGTACCGGCAGCACGGCGCAAAGGAACAAGCGAAACGCCGAAGCACCAAACAAAACAGTTTCTAGTTAGACCTAATGAAACTGTTTTCATTCGCGCGATGCGTTTGCTAGTCTCTCCTACCTTTGCTTATGCGTTCGTCCCGCCTACGTTTTTTCCTTGATTGGCTGCCGTGGCTGGTGCTAGCGGCCGTGGTCTGTATTCCGGCCCTGCGCGTGCCGGTGGTGGGCACTTTGCAACGCGGCTTGCTGGCTACCGGCATCATGCGCCCTACCCTGCCCGAAACGTCACCCGCTGCACCGGCTCAACCCACTACCGCTACGGGCGCCGTGCCCTACCCTGATGTGCCCCTACTCACGCTCGACGGCCGCCCTACCAACCTGCGTGCTTTGCGTGGCAAGGTGGTTTTTCTGAATTTGTGGGCCACGTGGTGCCCACCGTGCGTGGCCGAGTTGCCGAGCATTCAGGCACTGGCGGCACGGGTAGATACGCAGCGCGTAGCCTTTGCGCTGGTGTCGCTGGATCGGCAGCCACGCCGCGCGCAAGTGTTTGCGCGGCGGCAGGGACTTACGCTGCCCATCTACTTCCCGGCCGCTCCCCTACCCGCCCCGTTCGAGACAGACGCCATACCCGCCACTTTCGTGGTCACACCCGACGGCCGCGTGGATTTCCGCCACGAAGGCATGGCCGATTATGACTCCCCGAAAGTGAAGTCATACTTGGAGGGGCTAGCTCAACCGTAGCGACGTTACAAAAGCCAGCGCTTTGCACGTAGTTGTCGTACACAGGCGGAGTCGTCACACAGGCGGCTGCTAATCGTTGCGCAATGGCTCCCTCTTCTCATCCTACCCTTGTTTACCTGCATTATTGGGCAGGCAGCAGCCACGCCTGGCAGGGCGTAGCCGCTGCGCTCGGCCCCGAGTATCCTTCCCTGGCGCCCGACTTAGGTGGGTTTGGCGGATCACCTGCGCCAGCCGGCGGCTACTCTGTGGATGCCTACGCCGATTCAGTAGCCGCGTATATCAAAGACAAACAATTAACGCGCTACGTACTGGTGGGCCATAGCATGGGCGGCAAAATTGCGCTAGCGCTGGCAGCACGACAGCCCACTGGTCTGGCAGGCGTGGCGTTGTTGTCGCCCTCGCCACCTACCGCCGAGCCCATGACTGAGCAGGACCGCCAGGATAGCCTAAAGGCCTACGGCAAGCCTGCCGAGGCCGAAAAAACCTTTCATACCATCACAGCCCGGCCGCAGTCGCCGACCAACAAGGAGCTGATTATCCAGGACAACCTACGCAGCAGCAAGGGTGCCTGGGATGCCTGGCTGCTACACGGCAGCCGCGAGAATATTGCGGCCCGCATGTGCGACGTGCAGGTACCTTGCGCCATCATCGCCGGCGACCAGGACCAGATTATGTCGCCCTCGGTGCACGGCCTGGAAACCCTACCTCTGCTACCCGACGATACTCCCCTGGAAATCATTGGCGGCGCCGGTCACCTGCTTCCCTACGATGCCCCAGCGGAAGTAGCCGATTTACTGAGTGATTTCGTTTCGCGCCTACCTTTGCGGTAGACAGCACCAGCAGGACGGCCTTTTCCCTACCCTTACCTATCCCTCTTCATGCAGAACTTCACCTCCTTCGCCGATGCGGGCGACTACAAAGCCCTCCTCGCCAAGGCGCTCGAAATCAAGCAGAATCCATACGGCTATCAGCACATCGGTAAGAATAAGACCGTAGGGCTGATTTTCTTCAATCCCAGCCTACGCACCCGCCTGAGCAGCGTAAAAGCCGCCTACAACCTGGGCGCGCAAGCCTGGGTACTAAACGCCGGCGCCGACTCTTGGACGCTGGAAATGGCCGATGGCGCCGTGATGAACGGTGGCACCCAGGAGCATATTAAGGAGGCCATTGCCGTGATGAGTCAGTACTGCGATGTACTGGGCGTGCGCACCTTCCCTACCCTAAAGGACCGCGAGGAAGACTACAACGAGGTGGTGTTCAAGAAGATTATGCAGTATGCTACCGTGCCCGTGGTGAGCCTGGAAAGCGCTACGCTGCACCCCTTGCAGTCGTTTGCCGACCTGATTACCGTAGCCGAGCACAAGCAGAAGGAGCGCGTGAAAGTGGTCCTGACCTGGGCTCCGCACGTGCGCGCCCTACCTCAATGCGTACCCAATTCCTTTGCCGACTGGTTTTCGGAGATTGACTGGGTTGATTTCGTGATTACCCACCCCGAGGGCTACGAACTAGACCCCAAGTTCACAAAAGGCGCCCGTATCGAGTACGACCAACAGAAAGCCCTGGAAGGTGCCGACTTCGTGCAGGCCAAAAACTGGAGCAGCTACCAAAATTACGGTCAGGTCATCAGCAACGACCCCAGTTGGATGCTCACGCCCGAGCACATGGCCGGTACCAACGACGCCAAGTTCTTGCATTGCCTACCCGTGCGCCGCAACGTAGAAGTATCAGACGCTATCCTGGATTCACCCAACTCCTTGGTCATCCAAGAAGCCGGCAACCGCGTCTTCTCCATGCAAACCGTGTTGCACGAGTTATTGAAATAGCGAAGTGGTGAGTTTGTGAAGTTGTGAATGCAAAAATGCCTGTCATCCTGAGCTCCGCTCAGGATGACAGGCATTTTTGCATTCACAACTTCACAAACTCACCACTTCACCACCTACAGCGGATCGGCGGTTACTTTGAAACGAGAGTCAGCGCGGATGGTGATGTCGCGGGTAATGGCTTTGGCAATGGTGGCCTTGGTAGTCAGCGTGTAGCTATCGGCTTTGATGTAGCTGTCGAGCTTGGCTTTGGTTGGTGTGAGGGCGATGCTCTGCACACCCTTGGGCACATTGCTAAGCGAAGCCAGCAGAATTTGGTCGTTGCCATTGCCGGTGCTGATGTAGATTTCGATGCTGCGCAAAAAATCGAAGTTCTCGCTGTTTGGGTCGGCAATCGTAAGCGCAAGCCGGTCCAGGCTGACGTCCTTCACCAGATCAGCGCGGGTGTTATTGTTCTTAAACTTGGAGGACGACTGCGTGGGCACCGCCACCGGTGACAATGGGGCGGCTACCCCTACCGGAAAGCTGGACGCAATCTTGATGTTTTGACTATCATCAAAGTAGAAGGTCAACAGTTTGTCAATCTCCTTGCAGCCAACGACAAACAGACCTAGAAACAGGGTAGCGAGTAACAGGACTTTTTTCATGTAAGTTGAATTTTGTCCGGAACCTACGCAACCACTACGCCAAACAGATTGCCCGTTTCACCCCCGCCCGAAATTATTTTGGGCACTCCTCCCGGGTCAGCTGCTCATTGATGACAATGCCAGCTTTGGAGCCCTCAGCTGCTGCCATAATTGCCTGTTGCTGACCGGGCGTAAGGTCACCGGTAGCGTAAAGACCGGCTACGGATGTCTGCTGTTTTTTATCGACCCACACGGCACCTTTCTTAGTGAAGCGGCATCCCAGCTGCTCGGCAAATGGAGCGCGCTGGTGCTGGGGCGCATGCAGAAAGAGCGCATGGCATTCTAGCGGCTCACCCGTTTCAAATTCTACGCAACGCAGCATACCATCAGGCCTACCCACCAACTGGCGCACGCATTCCTCGCGCACGTCAATACCCTGTTGGCGCAGGCGCCGCCGGGCATTTTCGGTAAGGTGGCCCGGCCCGTCGGTGCACACCGTTATATGGCTCGACCACCGGCTGACCAGCAGCGCTAGCCCCGTAACAGTTTTGCCGCGGCCGTAGATAGCCAGCGGCTGGTTGCGCACTTCCCAGCCGTGGCAGTAAGGGCAGTGCAGCACGCCCCTACCCCAAAACTCGCGCATACCATCCAGAGGGGGCAACTCATCCTCCACACCCGTGGCTAGTATCACCTTGCGCGCCGTTGCCACGGTGGTGCGGTTGGCCTCAGTGTTAGCCTCTACCCGAAAATGGCCGTCTTCTTTCTTGATGGCCGTTACGCGCAGCTCGCGCACCTCCACCGAGTCGTAGGGCGTGAGCTGACTGCGGCCTATGCGCAACAGCTCCGTGGGGGCGGTGCAGTCGCGCGTGAAGAAGCCTTGCACGGCGGGCGAGGTCACGTTGCGCGGGGCGCCGGCATCACATACCAACACGCGGCGCATACTACGCCCCAGTATCAGCGCCGCACTCAGGCCGGCACTACCGGCACCCACAATCACCACATCATAGTCGGTAGAAGTTAGCAGCTGGCGGGCTGGGCGTACGGTGGCAATGGTTGGCTTCATGAAACAAATAAAATAACGCCTTGCTTTCCGGCAGCGCAATGGCGTTGGCATATCCGCAGGAGCGGACAACGCACAAAAAAGCTCTCCCAGCAGGAAGAGCTCTATGTACCGATGTTTCGGTTAATTAGTTTTTGAAGATACACGTAGCGCAGCCACTGCTTATTGGTTCCTATAGTAGCAGACTCGCGCCTAGCTGTTGACCGACAGTCCTACCCACAGCTAAAACAAAAGGCCTCTCCAGTCGGAGAGGCCTTTTGTTTTAGCAGAAGCGTTAGCCCAAGGCTTATTGCTTCACCAGACGCAGCACATGGCGCCCGTTGGTGCCTTGCACCAGTACCACGTACGTGCCTACTGGTAGCTGCTGCACGTCCAGCGACGACTCCAGGCCACCGCTCACCGAGTAGCTGGCTACCGTGCGGCCGGCCATGTCTACTACGCTTACCTGGTAGCTACCAGCTGCCAGACCGCGCAGATCCAGCGTAGTACGCGTGGTGGTGGGGTTCGGGTACAGGGTAGGCGCCTGGGCTACTACCTCGCCCGTGAACACCACCGTGCGTACTGGCGACAGCGACTCCGTACCGTCCTGGTCTACCTGACGCAGGCGGTAGTACACTGTGCCGGTGTGTGGCACTTTGGCATCTACCAGCCCGTACACATGGGCCTGGCTGGTGCTACCCTGTCCGGCCACCCGACCTACTGCCGTGAAAGCCGAGCCATCGAAAGAGCGCTCTACTACGAAGTAGGCGTTGTTCTTCTCCGAGGCTGTGCTCCAGCTCAGCACAGCGTTCTGCTGTACTCGCTGCACTGAGAAGGCCACCAACTCAACCGGCAGCGGATTCACTCCAATGCCGAAGGTTTCTACCACCGTGTTAGTACCACCATTCACATCCGTGGTGGTGATGCTCACGGAGTAGGTGCCGGACCGCAGCTTGGTACGGTCTGCCACGAACAGCTGACCAGTAGCAGGATTCAAACCGATACCCAGGGCATCCAACTGCGCAGCGGTCAGCGACGACGAACCCGCGACAACAGCATTGGTACCCGTCGAAGCCAAACCGTTGCTGGCACCGGCGAGCAGCGCGCCTGTGGTAGCGTTGTATACCAGTGCCGAGCCACCTGTAGCTGGCGTCACGTAGCGCGCGCCGTTGGTGTCGATGATATACGTCAGCACGTCACCGTTCTGGTAGGGGCCACTGCCGCCAATACCTTTGGTTGGCGTAGCCGCGTAGGCCGAGTTGACGTCGGAGCCTACCTGAATCGTGTACTGCGCTACGTTTGAGGTAGCAGGTACCGTGGCATTGTCAACAGCCGTGTAGCTGAAGATGGCATTGCCCACAAACCCGGTAGCGGGTAGGAAGCGCAGCTGGCTGGCCTGAGTAGCAGTCAGAACGGTTGCCGTTGTAACCGGCGTCACACCATCGGCCAGGTACAACGTACCTGTGGCGGCAGCCGGCAGTTCCGTTACCCGGTAGGTCAGCGTAGTATTGCCATCTGCATCAGCAGCTGCCAGCGGTGAGATAAACAGCGCCGAGGTAGCCGTGTTGCCTTCCGGCGACTGCAGACTGTTCACCACGTTGTAGGCCACCGGAGCACGGTTGGCAATTGTTGTCACGCTAGCCGAATTGTTGTTCGGGTTCGTGTCAATGCTCGAGGTCACAGCACCTGCTACTGTTACCGACGTGGCCGTAGCCGGCGTCGTGAACGATACGTAGTTGGTAACGGCATTGACCGATCCGGCAGCCAGCGAAGCAACCGTTGGGAAGGTAATAACGATGTTGCTACCCGACACAGTAGTGGTGCTACCAGCCGGGAACGTCAGGTCCGTTACCGTATTGGGTACCGTTACGGTCTGCACCACGGTGGTGGCAGGCGACGTGCCGAGGTTGGAAGTCGTCACGGCATAGGTCACTTTCGAGCCAGGCGCGGCCGATACCGGACCACTCACACTAGTCGTGGCATTCGCCTGCGACGTCACGTTCACTGTGGCCAGCGCCGTGTTGTTCGCGAGCACTCCATCAGAAGTTGCAGAGGTAACAGATGCCACTGCATTCACCGGACCCGAAGCCGGCGCCGCGAAGCTTACACTGTACGTACCAGGTACAGTAGCACCACTAGCAACAGATGTCACAGCGGGGAACGTTACGATGCCCGTTGTGCCGTTGTAGGTACCTGCACCAGCACTTACGTTGCTCAGACCAGGTATGAGCACAATCTGTGGTACCACATTGGTAGCCGTGCCGGTACCCGCATTGCTGAAGGTAGCCGTCAAAGTGGTGTTTGCACCGGCATTCACTGTTGCCGTAGCCGGCGTGAACGATACCACGCGCAGGTCAGCGGTGGTAGCGGTAGCGGCTGCTGGCGTAGTTGCTACGCTGGCGTAGTTGTTATCCAGGTTGGTATCGTAGCTGGTCGTTGTTACACGTGCTACGCCATTCAGCTGGGCCACATCGGGCATCACTACGGCTACCTCATTGGCAATGCTGCTACCGCTGGGCAGCGTGCTCATCGTTGGGAAGGTCACCAGACCTGTAGTGTTATCATATGTGCCCGTACCGGAGCCGGCCGGGAACGTTACGTTAGTTGCACCCAGGCCAGCGGGAAGTTGCAGCGTAGGCACTACACCAGTAGCGGCTGCCGCCCCATTGTTGGTGGTGCTTACTACGTAGAGCACCTGGTTGCCTACCACTGCCGAAGCTGGTGCCGTAGCGCTGACAATTACATCTGCAGCGGGTGTCACCGTAGTGGTTACCGTTGCCGTATTGTTGGCAATGGCCGTTTCGCTGGTGCTCGTGCTTACCGAAGCCACAGCGCTGAAGCTGGCCATGCTGCTTGGGGCCGAGAACGTGATGGTATTCGTCTGGCTGAAGCCCATCGACAGCGCATCAACGTAGCTGATTGTCAGAATACCCGTTGTAGCGTTGTAAACTGTTGAGCTAGCAGTTACATTATTCAGCATCACGTCGGTTAGACCAGCAGGCAACTGCACCCGCTCTACTACGTTGCTGGCTGGAGCCTGACCATTGTTGGCCGTTGTCACGGTATAGGTCAGCAGTTGTCCAGGCAGAGCCGAGGTAGGGCCAGCCAGAGTGGTAGCCACATCGGCAAGAGGCGTTACAGTTACTCTGGTCTGCGCTACGTTGTCGGAAGCTGTCAACTCAGGGCTGGTAGTAGTGACGGTAGCCGTTGCCAGCACTGTCCCTTGCTGCGGCGCGTTGAACGCTACAGT from Hymenobacter aerilatus harbors:
- a CDS encoding NAD(P)/FAD-dependent oxidoreductase gives rise to the protein MKPTIATVRPARQLLTSTDYDVVIVGAGSAGLSAALILGRSMRRVLVCDAGAPRNVTSPAVQGFFTRDCTAPTELLRIGRSQLTPYDSVEVRELRVTAIKKEDGHFRVEANTEANRTTVATARKVILATGVEDELPPLDGMREFWGRGVLHCPYCHGWEVRNQPLAIYGRGKTVTGLALLVSRWSSHITVCTDGPGHLTENARRRLRQQGIDVREECVRQLVGRPDGMLRCVEFETGEPLECHALFLHAPQHQRAPFAEQLGCRFTKKGAVWVDKKQQTSVAGLYATGDLTPGQQQAIMAAAEGSKAGIVINEQLTREECPK